The genome window CGTTAAATATTCCACCAGTTTTAGCTGCAACTCAAGAGCCAATTACGCATCCCGTATCTAACACAAATAATCAGAAAGAACGTGTCCAAATCAAACGTGTAATTTATTTTCATCTCTTAAATGAAGTTAAAAAAGTGGAACAAGTGTCTTATGCTCACCGTGAAGTACCGAATGATTCAACCAAAAAGGCAAATTGGATTATTGAACCTTTTGAAGAAGTTAATATCCCTGAGCAAGCTGGTTTTAGACCATCAATGGATAAGATTCCAACTGTTACAGAAATAGAAGATCTATCGCAATTAAAAAATACGATAAATGTTTATTATCAGCCCCTCAATAAAGATGAAGGGCCAAAAAAGGACAGCAAAGAGAATACGTTAGCAGAAAAGACTAGGGGTGAGCAAGTAAAGGAGAATAAAAAAGAGGAAAAACAAGATTCGCAGGATAATTACCCCGTGGTAGAAGATCTGGGGGATGATAATCAGGTCACGGAAAATTATGGGGAGGTAAATAATACAAGAAAGCAGCAAAATTTGCATCAACGGGTAACAGGGATTAATAATCGACTAAATCGTTCACATCGGGACTCACGTAAAAACGATAACTCTGACCAACAAATACTTCCACAGACGGGAAATGAGACCGATAATTTAACGACTTTTCTTGGTTTGGGGATAACGGTAATGGTCGCGGGGATGAGTCTTTTTTCGTTAAAGAAAGCGCACAAAAATAAATAAAACAAAAAAACTTGATAAAAGGACTTGCATTTTTAATTTTCTAATAGTATTCTAATGTTATTGAAAAACGAATGGAGGAAACTAAAATGCAAATTTACAATAAATCGATTATTCATCACCTAACCTCCACCTCAACCACAACAACAATTACCGTGGTTGAGTAGTTTTAATATCTCTTAAATCTGTTAGCAATAGCTATTCAAGATGCCTCAACCACTTATCAAAACTTGACGAGGGTTGGCTAGGGACATTTTGGGTAGCTTTTTTATTTAAAGTGAGGTTAGAATGATGGATAATCAGAAAAATGAAGTTAAATTAAATCGGACAATGACTCCCGGACAAATGGAAATGATTGCAATTGGTGGGACAATTGGTAGTGGTCTTTTCATGGGAGCCACATCAACTATTAAATGGACTGGTCCTTCTGTCCTATTAGCATATGCCTTTGTAGGTTTAGTCCTATATGGTGTTATGCGTGCGTTAGGGGAAATGATCTATATCAGTCCAGGAACTGGTTCCTTTGCGGACTATGGATCTAAATATATTCATCCCTTAGTTGGATACCTGACAAAGTGGAGTAACGTCTTTCAGTTTATCATTGTTGGTATCTCAGATATTATTGCCATGAGTCAATACCTTAATTATTGGTGGCCTAACTTACCAGACTGGATTTCTGGATTAGTAATGATCATTATCTTAACGCTTGCGAACCTTGCATCTGCTAAGGCATATGGCCGGTTGGAATTTTGGTTTGCGATGATTAAAGTCGTTACAATTATTGTTATGATCATTCTTGGATTATTGGTAATTGTCCTTGGGTTGGGTAACAATTGGCATCCGGTTGGAATTTCCAATTTATGGTCACATGGTGGATTCTTTACTGGTGGATTCATGGGATTCATGTTCTCACTATCTGTGATTGCTGGATCATACCAAGGAATTGAATTACTTGGTATTACTGCTGGTGAAGCGGCCTCACCACGCCATGCGATTGTTAAGTCAGTTAAATCTGTTATTTGGCGGATTTTAATTTTCTATATTGGGGCAATTTTCGTTATTGTTTCCATTTATCCATGGGACGAATTAAAGGCAGTTGGATCACCATTCGTTGAAACATTTACTAAAGTTGGTATTACTGGAGCAGCTGGAATCATTAACTTTGTTGTTTTGACTGCTGCATTGTCCGGTGCCAATTCAGGAATCTACAGTGCTAGTCGGATGCTTTTTAAGCTTTCAGTTGATGGTGAAGTTCCTAAGGTATTTAGTAAATTGTCAAAGCGGGTTGTACCAAATGTTGCGATTTTAACAATTTCATTCTGGATTTTCCTTGGTTTTATTGTTAACATGCTTCTATCAATGTTTAATGCAGCCTCTGCTAATATCTTCGTGATTGTCTATAGTTCAAGTGTCCTTCCCGGAATGGTACCATGGTTTATTATTTTGATTTCAGAATTAAACTTCCGGCGTAATAATCCAGCTGAGTTAAAGGACCACCCATTCAAGATGCCACTTTATCCAGCATATAACTACTTTAGTTTGATTGCGCTAAGTGTTATCTTACTGTTTATGTTCTTTAACCCAGATACACGGATTTCGGTTAGTGTTGGGGCAGTCTTCTTAGTTATCATGAGCATTATCTACAAGTTAAGAACTCAGCGCCAAGATAAATTAGCATAAAGAATAAGTACTCTCGAAACAGATTGTTTTGGGAGTATTTTCTTTTATCGCTTAAAATGATAAAATACTTTTACGAACATACGTTTAAGAGGAAAGGTATTTTAGAAACATGCGATTTCGATTCAATAAAAAGACCCAGTATTTACTTTTAGCTTTAGTAGCGATTCTCGGCATTGGTAGTTTTTCCCAGCCATCTGATAAAGGAAGTACCTTACCGCAGGGAATCCAACGGGTAGCGCCTTGGCGTCATTCCAGCAACAATAATCGATCATCTTCTTTTACGCCGCCAACCCAAGAGCAGGCCACGAGTGTTCTTTCTAATGGCGTCCGTCAGCAGTTAGGAACATCTGACATAAAATGGAATGGTTACGGAGCGTTTATTTTAAATAACAATCAGACGGCGCTGAACGCAAATATTAATAACGCGCCATACGCAGTTAATCGACGTGATTCGCGTGGACGAGCATGGCAGGGAGACGCCTGGCTCAATCGTACAACACGCCAGTATCGTAATCGGAATGAAACTGGGAATGGGGCCACTAATTGGAAGCCAGCTGGATTTTTACAAGCTCATAACTTAAAAGGTGGCATCTCCCATGCTTATGATCGCGGACACTTACTTGGATATGCATTAGTAGGGGGTATCCGTGGCTTTAATGCTTCGGAGTCAAATCCTGCTAATATTGCAACTCAAACTGCTTGGGCCAACGAAGCTCGAAGCAGTACATCAACTGGGCAAAACTACTATGAAGGCTTAGTGCGAAAAGCTCTTGACCAGAACAAACAAGTTCGTTATCGAGTAACAGATGTCTATGATGGTAATAATTTAGTGCCTTCTGGTGCCCATATTGAGGCCAAATCAAAGGATGGCAGTTTGCAATACAATGTTTTCGTCCCCAATGTGCAAAATAATATTAGTATAAATTATGCAACAGGGGCAGTAACGCAAGTGAACACGAATTAAAAAACTATGTAGTTAGAATAGGCCCTCAATACTTCATTTGATTAAAGTATTGGGGGCCTATTTATCATCTGCATATAAAACTAGCGTAGAAACAAAATATTTCGATGGTCACTTGCAAAATTGGTTTAAATAAACGAAAATAAAAAGAGTTAATATTGTTTAGAAAAGGACTACGCCAATGACAGATTCAGATCTAAAAAAGATTCATATTGTTTTTAATGGTCAGGATACTCCACCATTAAAGATTAGCCAGCTTTTTGATGCTAATAAGTTCAATCGTTTAACAGCAGTTACTGGTAACGTGACTGCCGACTTTATTAATCAGTATCTAAGTCGATTCATTAAAGTCGAAGTTGCACTGAGCAGCCCTGAAAATTATGAAGCGAAAACTGGTGATGAAGTAATCACTAAGGTAGCTTTAACTAATGCATTGCTATCTGCTGCTAATAAAAAGCCTGCTAAAGTCTTTGAAGCATTAACTAGTGACAATCAAGCAAATGTGTTGAACAATCTTTTTCAAGTTGCAATTGCACCAACCCAGGCTATCCATTCACGTTTTTACCTCCTAAGTAATTCCGAGACCCATGATACTCGTGTGATTTTGGGAAGTCTTAACTTGGACAGTGCTTCATTTGATAAAGAGCGTAACCAATATGAAGAAATATTAGTCTTTGATGATGACATTCGGCTATTTCAAAATCTTGATAACCACTATAAGAATGACATCAAGCCAGTTTTACGACCATTTTTTACTGAAAATCTTTTAAATGCAGCGCAAAATCAAATTGATGAGAGCTTGAAAGATACTAAAGGAACTAAGAATGCGGTTGTAATTCTTGATAATGAAGTTACTGATCAAATCGCAGCGGCAGATATGACCGACTTGATTAGTCATGACGTTCAAAAACAAATTGATGAAAATAAAATTCCCGCAATGATTACTAAGTCGATGCGAGATATTACGACTAACCGCTCTCAAGATAAAGAAGAAGCAGAACGACAAATTCAACAACACGATACAATTTACACTTTGCAAAAAACAGCTGTATCGCCCCGAGCAGCTAAGCCAAAATTGAAATCGCGCGAAAAGATTTTTAAACAAGTTCAGGATGCATTGATTAGTGGTATGACACCACAACAACGGTCAGCAGAGAAGAAGTATACAACGTTCTTATATGATCGTCCGATGGAAAGAAATCTGGTTAACAATAATAGTGGCCTGTATGTACCGAATGATACTGGCACGCACCCAATTCAATTTGGGAAGATTGCGACTATTAGTCAAATTCGTGATGGCTTAAAGAGTATTGATGCAGTATTAAAAGGGTATCAGCAATATGTTGTTGACTACAATGATGATTATGGCAAGCGATTCTATGAAGCTATTTTATATAGTTTTACGGCACCATTTTTATGGGAGATTCGTGCGAAAGCTAGTTTGAATCCTGAAGATGGTAATGATATTCCTAACTTCTTGATTCTAGGAGCAACTGCTGGTTCTGGAAAGTCAACTCTGTTACGGATTATTAATCAATTGACATGGAATACTGATCGGTCATTAATTGATTTTGGGACTATCTATCCTACAGATACACCGCAGAAAAAAGCAAAAACTGTTGATGCAATCGAGCACTACATGAAGCTTGGAAGTTCATACCCCGTTTTAATGGATGAGATTGAACCATACTTCTTCCAACAGGATCAATATAGTCGGCACTTAGTTGTTGATACAATGAATGAATTGGTTAACAATCCACATGCAATTGCGCCATTAATCGGAACAACTAACTATGATTCTGGTTTTACTATGCTACGTGAAACTGCACGACGGACTTATTACCTTCAAATTGATAAGGTTATTGATGACCAGCAAAAAGGTGAAGCCAATAAGTATATCTATAACGTACGACAAACCCTAAATAATACGCTGTTTAAAGACTTTGTAATGCGAATGGCAAGTTTACTAGAAGACGATGAAACGCCATGGCGCGCATTTGATGAAAAGACTGGTAAACTTGACTTCTTAGCAAATACCCGTAAAATTTTCCGCGATTACTATCAAATGGCGGATATGGAAGTACCTCCTTACTTTGCAGATGAAATCTGTGATGACTTTAAGGAAAGTTCGCGTAACCGGTGGGCTAAGCTTTACCTAACACAAGAAGAAGACTTTAAATACCGCCAACAAGATCATAGCTTGTTATTTGATATTTCGAAGCTTAATACTTTTAATGGTTTTACTGCCGATAGTATTGAAAAGTACCGGAATGCATTGCCAATTGAACTCTGTGTGGATGGTATCAATGGCAAGCGTGGCAAATTTGTGGAAATTAAAGCTGATGAATTCTTTAAATGGATTGGTGAACGTAATCCATATGCTGAGGATACCGCGGAAAACGAAGCAAAGAATGAGGAAACATTAACTGTGAATACAGCTGAAGAAGTTACGGAATCGCCTGTTAAAGAACAAAAGAAGGGATTCTGGGCACGATTATTTGGCTAATCGAGTAGGAGATAATTGATTAGTTCAATTATCGACCTCTCACACCACCGTACGTACGGTTCCGTATACGGCGGTTCGACAACTTAATCACTTTGAATTGACTGGAGCGTCTTGGACATATTCATAAGTCCGAGTTGTTCCAGTTTTCTATTTGTTAGAGAATAGCTCAAGGTCTTACTGTGTGCAGTTCGCCAGTAGCCCTTGCGGGTACTAGCGAAGACGTATGCATCACGCTGGGACAGCCCCAGCTTCTGTAAGTTAGTTACCTTAGTTTTAAGCTTCTTCCATTGCTTCCAGATATACTGTCTTATTCGGGCCCTCAACCACTTGTCAAGGCGTTGAATAAAGTCAGTTAGTTTCCCAATTGAGTAGTACTGAAGCCATCCACGCATTTTTCGCTGAATTTCTTCAAACATTCTTGTCAGAGATATTCCACGATTACGTTTAGTTAATAACCTCAATGCTTTCTTTACTCGTTGTTGCGATTGTTTTGCTGGACGGGCGTAGGCTCCATTGTGGTCTACACCCAACGAAAAGCCAAGAAACTTTAACCGTAGCGGGCTACCGACTTTGGTTTTATCTGGGTTCACTTTAACTTTCAATCGCTTTTCAAGAAACTGGGTAATGCTTCGCATTACTCGTTCTCCGGCTCGTTGACTTTTAACATAAATGTTACAATCATCCGCATAGCGCACAAAGTGGTGACCACGTCTAGTCAACTCTTTATCCAACTCATTTAGATAGATATTCGCCAGTATTGGTGACAATGGCCCTCCTTGTGGGGTTCCTTTTTCACTCTTAGCGAAAAGCCCATGGTCTAAGACTCCGCTAGTTAGAAACTTACGAATGAGCCTTAGTGTCCATGGGTCATCAATATATTGTTGAAGATACTTAATCATCAAGTCATGATTAACATTATCAAAATAGGCTTTTAGGTCTAAGTCGACAACTCTTCGATAACCTTGATTATAAAGATCTACTACTTTTGCAATAGCGTCGTGAGCCCCACGGTGAGGGCGGAAGCCAAAACTATTATCAGAGAAAACACGCTCAAAGATAGGTGTAAGAATTTGGGCCACAGCTTGTTGAACCATTCGGTCCACCACTGTTGGTATTCCGAGTTTTCTTACTCCACCATTAGGCTTCGGAATTTCTACCCGTTTGACTGGTGCTGGTTTATACTTGCCCTCACGCAAACTAGCGATCAATTCCGTCTTATTTTCTCTGAGATATGGCAGAAGGTCATTGACTGTCATATCGTCAATGCCTGCTGCCCCTTTATTTCTCTTAACTCGCAAATAAGCCTGATTAAGGTTATTGCGGTCCAAGACTAAGTCTTGGATAGTGACACTCATACCTTTACCTTCACCATAATCGGTACTACGCGCCCTTGTGTACTTTCGGTTTTCCAAACCTATCCTCGACAAGCGGTCAGCTTGTTGTTCTGTTTTCTGCGATTGTCGCACCTGATTACACCTCCGATATAAGTTACAAGTTATTGTCGTTCAGTCCTTCATCTGATTACTCAGACTACTATGACCTCGGCTGACTTCTGGCTTACTCAACGCTACATCACTGCACCGCTTGTTTCTGTGGAAATTAAACTTATTCCTCTTGTCGGAAACGTGTAGGCCAGATCTCCCCGGGTAAGGATATTAACTTTCGTACCATGTCACCGGTAGCTTTACTGAAAGTAACTTCGAGTAGTGTTGGACTTTAACTTGTCATGCAGTCTTATCCAGTTAGTTCCAGCCTTATAGCTACTTCTTGTTCATCGGTGCAGTACTTTGCCTTAGACTTCCTTCAGATTCCACCTCACAGTGGACACCCTTGTCCTCAGCTCATGGTTCCGACTACTACGGCCCATAGCGGACTCTCACCGCCTAGCTAATACCCATGCCGGGCGCACATATAAAAAGGTCTGGGACGCAAATAGCATTCAAGACCTTTTTATTTACTATTAATTTTTTGTGCCTTTTGTTTCGGGTGATGTTTCAGATTTTCAAGCCGATTTACCAAGGGTTTTGCATATTTTATGTAGAGTGGATTACGAAGGAGCCAGTTATGAAAACGTGGTGAAATTTTAGTGATACACCATATTGTGAGGAGGAAGAATGGAACCTGCGGAATTACAGGGAGGAGCATCCCAATTATCCCACCAACGAATGAAATGCTCCCTAACAAGATCCATCCAAGTTTTAATACTAATTTTATGATCATTAAGAACTCCTCCTTTCTTTCATATTAAAGTTACTACCATTCTATCATGTGCGAACGAAAAAAGGGTGGGGAGCTGCTTAAGTTTTTATTACATTTAAGTTAAGGAGAGAAATAAATTGACATTTTATACAATTAGCTATTTATCAAACCACCAACATATGAATCAACTATTTAATTATATTGCTATTATCATCTTTGTCCTTCTGATTGCAGTAATGGCATTTTTATATTTACGGCATCGCCTTATTACCCGTTATCGTGATTTAGGGATAATTTTCTTTTTACTATTGTTGCTTTTTATCGGCTTTCAAGTTACCGATATGGAAAAAATACCACACAGCAATCCCAAACAACTCAGATGATTCCCTTTATTAAGGCGGTTGCTCGGGATCATAATGTTTCTCCACAAAAAGTAGTTGTTAATTCCACAACTTTAACGGATGGAATTCTTGTCCGAATTGAGGATCGGGATTACCGTGTCAATTTAAGTCAAACAGGGGATAATTATACCCTTACACGAGCACATGTTGTTAATCATCAGGTTAATTTAATGAAGTAGGAGAGAAATATGGATAATTATTCATTGATTATTATAAAATTTGTTCTCGGAATGTTATGTTTGATTTTGCAGATTAATTTACTGGGGAAGGGGAATCTCGCACCTACTTCTGCTATTGATCAAGTTCAAAATTATGTTTTAGGTGGGATCATTGGCGGAATTATCTACAATAGTGATATTTCTATTCTTGAGTTTATAATGGTCCTTTTGATTTGGACATTAATTGTATTTATTGTGAAATTTGCTAAAGATCATAATATTTGGGTAAGAAGAATTATCGATGGGCGCCCGCAAATATTAATTCAGAACGGAAAATTATTAGTAGAGAATTGTATGCGTGCAGGAATCAGTGCTAATGATCTTATGTTTCGCCTTCGTGGTCATGGAATCTATGAAGTTGCTAAGGTCAAAAGCGGAATTTTAGAACAAAATGGCCAGCTTGTAATCATCGAAAATGATGAAGCAAATGTTCGCTTCCCATTAATTAATGATGGACAGATCAATATTGATGTAATGGAATTGATTCATCATGATGAACAATGGGTATTTGAACAAATTCATAAAGCAGGTTATGACAGTGTTGATGATATCTATCTTGGCGAATATATTAATGGCAAATTAACTTTAATACCATATCCAAAAGCTTAAAAGATCATCCTCTTTATAATTTTCAAGCGTATAATAAGAGTAAAATACAAAATGAAATGATAAGAAGATGATTTGATGAAAAAATCGTTAAAAATTGCCGGAATTAGTATTGGTAGTCTAATTCTTCTTGCTTTTGGTATTCAAGGTTTCTTATTACGCGGAACTCCTGGTCAGCACCTTTCATCACAAAATTATCAAAGTAACCTGGAGTATTCTTCTATTCCCACCTTGCTTATTCCTGGCTGGGGTGGAAGCACAATTACTTATAATAAGATGATTAAGTACTATCAGCAAAAAAATATTGCGCAAAAAGTTTTAACGATCTGGGTTGCTCCTAATGGACGTATCTGGACTGAGGGGGACTTTCACGGGCAAAAGAATGCCTTAATTCAAGTTTTATTTACTTGGAACTATAATGGTACCTACCATCCACAGATCAAGCAATTAACGGGTGTTCTAAATTATTTGCAGAAACACTATCATATGCAGAAAATTAATGTTGTTGCCCATTCATATGGGGGCACAGAATTCATTCACGCTTATATGGGTTCGAAATATCTTCAAGATCATATGCGGTTAAATAAAGTAGTCTTTTTAGGGGTACCAGTTGAAGAAAGCCTTAGCGATCAATTAAAATATCGCTATCACTTAGTTAATAAATCGACGGACAAGAATTTTCACCAATTATTTTTGGAGATGAAAAATTGGCAACTGAATTATCCTGTTGAAATTTATAATTTAATGGGTAGTGAAGAAGGCAGTAAAACAACTGATGGTGCTGTTCCGCATATCCAATCAGAAATGTTAAAATCATTAATTAAAGCCCATCCATCAATTGAGTATCATCAAAAAGTGTATCCAAAAACCACTCACTATCAATTACATCATCGAACAAAAATTTTAAACAATATCGCTAACATTTTATGGGGAAGGAATTAAAATGAATAAAGAACATGGCCAAGTAACAGGAATTATATGGCGTGGACCTGATGACCTAGCTATATATCAACGATTAAAAGAATATGCAGATAAAAAAGACATTTCAGTTTCAGAGGCAGCCAAGCAATTAGTTAAGATAGCTCTCAAGAAAGATTAAAAAATCCTAATTGGTTAAGTTTAATATTCCATGATAGAATCTTAAATGTACAAAAATTAAAGGGGAGTTCACTTAATGATAAATCAAAAAAGTAAGACAGTATATTTCTGTGCCGGGTGGTTTACTGACAAGCAAAATAAAGCTTATGAGGATGCAATGAATGCAATTAAGGCTAACCCTACAGTAGATGTAGAGAATTCTTATGTGCCATTACAACACCAATATAAAGGATTACGGGTTGATGAACATCCAGAGCTTTTGCAAGATCGCGAATGGAGTACAGCAACTTACAATGGTGATCGAGTAGGCGTTTCAACTTCTGATATGCTTTTAGCAGTCTACATTCCTGAAGAAGAAGATGTAGGAATGGGTGTTGAATTAGGAATGGCACGCGCACTAGGTAAATATATTATGGTAGTGATTCCTGATGAGGACTTTGGTAAACCAATTAATTTAATGAGTTGGGGAATTGCAGATAATTTCATTAAAATGTCAGAACTTCCTAATTACGATTTTAATAAACCATCTTATAATTTCTACGATGGTGGAGTATATTAAAAAAGATGTGCGAGTTTCAAATCGCACATCTTTTTTACAAAATGTTAGTTTACATAATATCTATAACGGTTAATAAATTGATGTTCAATCTCTGACAATAGCCCAGCATGATTGTTATCGTATCTTGTAACTTTATCAGCAACTTTTAGCAGGTCAGCTGTAGCGTTTTTCATTGCATATCCATAACCAACTTCTGATAACATCTCAATATCGTTTGAAGTATCTCCAAAAGCAACTACTTGGTCTAGAGTTCCGTTTAAGTAATTTTCGACTAGTCTTTTTAATCCTAAAGCTTTATTTACGCCTGCTGGTAGGATATCAATGCCATAAGCTCCACTATAAGTTGCTTGAATTAAGTTTGGAAACTGCTCATTTAATTGATTTACATATCCTTGAATAATAGTTTGGGATAATTTGCGTTTGGCCCAACCAATGTTTAAGTTATAAATTGGCTCAGTGATTTTTTGAAGGTCAGAAAAATATGTGTGGTGGGGATAAAAAGGGACTGGAACATCGCGATACTGCTCGGCAAGGATTGTTTGTGTTTCGCCAGATAAAGATAGGATGTCAGGGCTAGGGAACGTATGCTTAATAAAAGTATGAAGCTGTTGCAGCGTCGCAATTGAATGAGTCTTGCCGTAGACAGATTTACCGTTTATTATCAGTCGCCCGCCATTTTCTGCTACAAATTCTTTTACAAGTGGACAAGGCTGAAAGATCGTTGACAATGCATCGTAACTATTCCCGCTTGCAATAATAAAGTGGTAGTTTTGCTGTTGTAATAGTTCAATATCTTTATTCAAACGGTTAATGTCGAATTTATCATTATCATCTAGTAAGGTACCATCAACATCGATAGCAATAAAACGGTATTTTCCCATTTGATTTCCTCTCTGAAATATTAATTTGTAGAAGAATCTTGTGGCTTTTCTACAGTAGTTTTACTTTTAAGTTGTTGCTTTAACTGTGTATTTTCTTTTTGCAGTTGGTCAATCTTTTTTTGATACTTTTTTAATTCGTCCTTACTAACACGCGATGATTGTAATTCTTTTAATTGCTTGTTAGTTTTGAGGTGATTAGAAAATGATAGCAAGTAAATAATAATAGCCCCAATAAGTAAACAGATAAAGATTAGCAGCACTAGTGGCATTTTTACTTGTGCTCCAAAAAGATTGACTACTACAGTTGCTGTATTTAATAGTGCAAAGATGGCAATTATAATTAGAATAACGATTGAAGCAATAGTTGTGGATTGCTTTTTCATGGAAAATTCCCCCTCATGTTTTTTGTAACATATCTATTATATTAACTTAAGAAGTGCTGGTAAAGGAGAAGAGGGGAATAAATAAGCGTCATCTGTATTTGTACTTTTTAAATAAAATTGACAAATTATCTTTATTTTTTTAATAAATGCGCTAAAATAGAAATATAAGGCGTCCTTAGTGTAATGGATAGCACATGAGATTTCGGTCCTCATGATCCGAGTTCGACTCTCGGGGGACGCATTTTTAAGAAAATATGATGAAACATAAAAATCCTACAATCGTTGTTATATCAATGATTGTAGGATTTTTTAGTATTTTAGAAAAGTATGAAAAAATATAAAAAAGTACAAAGTCGGTACACCTTTGGTACACTAGTGTACCAAACTAAAGTTGATTCAAAGCATTGACAATTTTGTCATCAGTTTTTCCTTTGTATTCATCTATTAAATAAGCGTAAGTATTCATTGTTGTACGAATGTCACTATGACCAAGACGTTTGCTGATTGGATATATATCCACACCTTTAGCAAGAAGTAAGGCAATGTGGCTGTGCCGTAAACTGTGGAAGTGAAAATTTTCGCGGTGAATACCTAATTTATCTAATAATTGTCGAAGCATTTTATTGACTGCGTTGCTAGTAGGAATAGTACCAAACTGAGTCATAAATACCATATTACTAATATGCTTTTCCTTCAATTGAGAAAGCAATTGTAGAAGAGTTTGATTTACTTTGATAGTCCGATTAGACGATTATGGGTTGCTTACTACAAGTATTCTCAACCACTAGATGCCTTTAGTCGTCACGTTGGCTATGTTTGAATTCGTCAACCACGAGAAAACGGTTATGGTTACATGGCTGTTCGTGATACTAAGACTAACCAACCTTTTGGAAAATTTGAATAAAATTTTAGTTAGCCCTAATGGTAGTTGCAAATTTTAGAATGCAATTACTACTAGGGCTTTCTTTTTGTTGTATAATAAAACAGCGATAGTAAACGAATTACCACCGCTGAAATAACTATTTGCCTAGCCACAAGGGCTAGACACGCAACCATGCAAATAGTTGCTTAATAGTCTTTTTGATTATCTTTTTTATGTGCTTATTAGGCACAATCAATATTACTATGCACCAATGATGCAATTGGGACACCTC of Limosilactobacillus reuteri subsp. reuteri contains these proteins:
- a CDS encoding HAD-IIB family hydrolase, producing MGKYRFIAIDVDGTLLDDNDKFDINRLNKDIELLQQQNYHFIIASGNSYDALSTIFQPCPLVKEFVAENGGRLIINGKSVYGKTHSIATLQQLHTFIKHTFPSPDILSLSGETQTILAEQYRDVPVPFYPHHTYFSDLQKITEPIYNLNIGWAKRKLSQTIIQGYVNQLNEQFPNLIQATYSGAYGIDILPAGVNKALGLKRLVENYLNGTLDQVVAFGDTSNDIEMLSEVGYGYAMKNATADLLKVADKVTRYDNNHAGLLSEIEHQFINRYRYYVN
- a CDS encoding lipopolysaccharide assembly LapA domain-containing protein — encoded protein: MKKQSTTIASIVILIIIAIFALLNTATVVVNLFGAQVKMPLVLLIFICLLIGAIIIYLLSFSNHLKTNKQLKELQSSRVSKDELKKYQKKIDQLQKENTQLKQQLKSKTTVEKPQDSSTN